The Vespula vulgaris chromosome 3, iyVesVulg1.1, whole genome shotgun sequence DNA window attatatatgtttatatgctAATTACATATACTTGTATCAAAcagttttatttctatatcaatGGGACTTTGCGCATGTAATTCTTCAGGACATCTCAGTAATCACGCAGATATAGCACCAAATCACGCAGGAATTACTTTCGCTGTATCAAATACGATTGtacgtatattctttttctttctttttttctttttcttttcttaaaaagtctatataaatattagatttaattcgttgatttaatttcttctaGGCAACTATACCTGGTATTTTGTGTGGTCCATTAACGGCTGAATTAGTAACGGCTTCTCACGGTCGATGGATGCCAGTGTTTGTTTTAGCTGCAGCGATTAATTTCACAGGGGCTATAATATACCAAAGCCATAGCTCAGCACTTCCAGTATTGTGATATGATTAGTCGCAGGAAGAACTATCAATTGTCCAGTGAAAAAAGGGTAGcgtgtttgtttatttgaaaGTGTATATTTACATCGAGACTGTggtatatagattatatacgGCAATATATAGTTTTGGAATCTTAGTATATAGATTCAACATGGCATACACTTATATTACATAGAAACCATTGAAAAACATATCAAGAtatcagaaatatattttaaaagactCGAAATAGGAGATATACGTTCGATGCTGTGTAGTGCAAAGTGACGACGATTACAACAGTGCCATTTTTTTTATGCAGAGACTGgaatttaatgattaaaattcGCGACGAACGtgttgtataaatataaaataacactTCATCGTCTTTAATTTGTGCATCATGACATCACGAATTAATAGGTAACATTTTGTGATAtgttctaatatatatatatatatatatatatatatatatatatatatatatatatatatatatacatgagattttaatttttcatatagaaaaaaaatgtatattctgTATAAGTCAACATTGTATATAAAGAATGTTTTAAGAAGcaatttatgtgtgtatgtatatatatatatatatatatatatatatatatatatatatatatatatataaaaaatgagagaaacgtgccattcgattaatttcttttttttctgtttttcttagATAGGATACAATGAcagtaaatctttttttaagtattcCGACTGAAGGATTTGATCCAATACATTTTTTGATAGATTTAAGCCATTAAAGCCCATTTCAACGAATGTATTTCCTTCCAAGTATTTTCCATTATTCCTCGCATCAAAAGTTTCAATCGATtttgtatctatatttttcgtttcattcgtggattctttatttttttcaatatcattATTGCTCCTAAATgtttcaatttcttctttctctaaattattaatatctttttcattaatgGAAGCGGGATAATCGAAATCTTTTTCAGGATTCTCTTCAAAGTCATTTTCACAATCCGTTATGTTCATAtttaaatctttatcttttattgtaTTGAGTTTATCAATATTTGTTgtataatcatttaaatagTTTTCTACCTCGGATTTAACTTTAGatgatttttttcgtttcaaaaattcattttcatgagaatttaataaattcgattcgtagtttaaaatattgtttatattccataattttttttctgtaaacaacgatcgttttttaatatcttttttttcttttcttaaaatatcttCCTTAAATTCTTTGGATGGCGAAGTATTCGTGGTTGTAGATTTTAACTTAGTCCATTGATCTCGTTTTGAAAATAACTTGTTCTTAGTACGTTCGACATCTCGttgaatatttaatgttttagGTTCTTTTGGAagtttattgatattttttaatgcgtCTTGATTCTTCGTCGAGTCagcattttgttttattttatttatattatacgtagTACTTTCCAAAATGTCGTATAACTTTCTTATACGTGGATtagacatatatttatttttacgatattgaCAGTTTTGGAATTGTTCCCAATTAGCTTTTATATTCTGCACGTCCTGATCGATTTCACTTAATTTCAATGGTGTCATTTTATCTGAACgtgaaagaataatttcataatttttcatgaatacatatttatttatttatttatttatttttttaatagatcaaattataaaatgacAATTCGATTTTAATCACAGGACTTACAtctattatctaatattttcgaaattctttcatttttcgtcgtgcttgttttatttaaaataaatggtAAAGACGCTTGGTCTTGTAATACGtttgtcattttttcttctttttcgaaaacgTTAATGGAACAATTTATAGAGGGATTTAATTTCGGTAACGATGCAATGGAACGAGTTTTAGTCTttacaatatcttttttgaCGCTCGTTGTTGATTTTGAGACTCTTACCTCTGTGTAATAATAGATGTGCCAGAAATTGATTAATTGgtattaatttatcgtttttatattaatgaacAATCATTCTTACATTATAATACCTTTTAACGCATCCTCGTTTTGAAGATTTCCAAAAGGATTGAATTCATATACGATGTTGTTCGTCGCAGAGATCCTTTTTATAGGTTGCCACGTATGTGCTGGTTTTGTTAACCAACGTGCATTCTCCGTATTCTATCAAACATATTATTAAAGTATTCATTGAATTATGAGATTAAGATAATTGTTATCGTCAATTGAAATAGCATAGACAACGTACGATATTTTgcttaattttactttttctcgcagacatttttcttccattattTGACCGTTCTTTAGCGTTATcgtatttagaaataatttttgatttgGAATCGTTCGGATCTACATCAGAATCCAATTGATTATCGCAATGCAATGAACATAACGCTTCCGATATTTTCTGTTTGTCGATTCTAGCCAATCTGTTTCTATGCGACGTTTGTAGAAAATTTGTCGAtgattattcctttttttttttctattaacttatacattaaaaaattatttagaacTTACTTGTTGTACACGTTGATACGAATATACTCCCTTAAGACTTTTTCAGGGCTCGTAAAGtgttgaaaattaaatatcacttTGTCACCTTTTCTAACGAATAAAGGACAGGCTCTGAAAACAATCTTCGGATTCGGTTTTCGTGTCTTCTTGTTAGCACTGGaacttgataatttattttttttatatatgtatcgattgttatttattcagaaataaattcaccaaatgttttataatatacaagaTGTACCATGGCTATGAGATTCATACATCAAAGATGTGTTAATTCGTATCATTTAAAGTTGAACATTTTTAAACGAtgatacgtatgtaaattGTCTTCTAATAGGATTGCATGATAGAATTACAttgtcaaaaaaatttttattattgcgcattatttttattattttgcatgAACTGTTGtctttatataagaaaatcaaatatcgattaaatgtcCTCTTTCAATGTTTAGTAATTTTCTTACAAAACATTTTTACtgatatatataagtacatacattcatacacacacacacagacatatacatacgtgtttatcaatttattttcatttttatgtttaaatcaatttcaatTACACGCTTCTTAATGCAATGAATCTCGCGAATTCTTGATAGGAATCAACATCTTGTATATTCAAACggaacatatatgtatagaaatattatacttacgAGTTTGAAGATTTGACTTTGACTTCGGATTTCGTAGATTCCTCTTCGAGTTCTTTAGTTTCAACTTTTTGTTCGACACTTTGAACGAAATAAGACAATCCTTCGAGacgattcttttcttcccgATTTTGCGATCTCAATCCCGGAAGAGAATCCACGTGGTGTGGTAAAAATCTAGGAAGGTAATGGGATCGCGAACAATTCGGGAAACCACTTTCGATATAAGCCAGTTCCGAAAACTtcttcgagagaaaagaattattttctttatttctttctttagtttctcttctctttttataccttttaatatatttctaaaattttattaggatcctaataactttttcttcccgttgttgttttcattttttccttatgTCAAATGTTAATCaccatttatttttgtttgacagcagtttttttctttagaatgaAATTGATTACCATCGATTGATCAcctatcgataaatatttcgattaaattatgattttttatcttcgtcgttattgttcgaaagaaaataaaataaaacatcctcgttattatatcaaataaatcgtaCACTTAGAGAGGTATTTATCAGTCTTTATTTCGTAACTAATCGAcagatcaaaatatatttgcatttatatatacatatacatatatacatatacacatatatatatatacatatatatatatttatttatttacgttaaCACAGTGTCCTATAACGATAGACACAATGTGGGAAGGAATGGGATCGTCGGGGTTTGATTtaaggaaatttattttttttctcgtttaatcaCGATGCAATTTTTATCTCAGATTTATGGCGGAAGCTAAATCAAAActttataactttatattatgttataatacTTTGTGCGATTTCTCATCGAACCAAGTTTGATTAATTCGCGAGTTATCACTCGGGGCTGTGATAATCATCGAAtttgacgatgataataattataatcatattaataataataataataataataataataataataataataataataataatagtaataataacaataataataatattaataataatgctaataataatataggatCCTTGCTCTTTTTTCACAATCGCGTTTGAAAAAATAGACATTCAGAGCTGTTCGAGTGATCCTTTTAattcttctgcttttttttctttttttctttttttttaaacatttgtatagcatgttttctctctctctctctctctctctctttctctctcacatagatcatttaaataaatcttctctttctccctctcaatatcgttaaaataatgataattaatattattatgttatgtTGATCATTAAGTTAGCAGCAAAGTGCAACTAGAGTCATTACAAACTCACTACGCGGGGAGTACGTGTTCCTGCGGAATTATTTGTTTACCGCGTTAGTTTTTCAATGGGGTCGTCTTGTATtgttgtacatatgtatcctTTCTATGTACTTACAATTCAGCCGAGGCACCTTTGACACGCACTTATTTACTCGCGTTACggaaaaattgaaatggaAGATGTGTAAAGGGAAGAAATTGAAGCATTGGAAATAGCGCGCGTTTGTTATTAACAAACGGAGCCGAAAATCGATggagatctttttttcttttttttttcttctcttacctcttttttcatctacgaaaaaaattcttcttgaAGATATAgaactttgatattttattatatatatatatttttctttttttttagtcttcttatagaagaaaatgtaagtacaaagaaaaaacaaaaaaaaaaaggaaaaaaaaaatgatcatcATTTGTACACGTTGTTGTTGATTGGCTCgccagaaaaaaattaaatgagcaagtaaaaaaataaataaataaatcgataaaaaattaattttaatcgatcttcGTTCTCCGTTCGTTACGAAATGGCCgccatgaaatattttcatcgcgCGCGATAATGCAAAGGTACTTTTGCtaaaaacaattcttttttattgttattattatttcgtacgGCTCGTTCTCATGTGTTTTctaattttgatatttcgtTGCCTCGTTAGGCAAAACGACGCGTTTCGTCAGGCCGGGTTGGGCGTCAAAAACGTCAGTTTCGATTCGTTCGTCCTCATGACTTGCTGACTTCTCAAATTTCTTGGACGGGTTGCCAGATTGTAGGCACTCATTGATGAAACTGCAAACCGTGTTCACATAGACCTCACGATACATTGCATAATGTTTTACGTGGGGTGAATTTGTAAAGAGGACAAGTTGTACGCGTACACCGCGTTCTGCACGTCGGCTTGCGAATTTCTCGACATCctggaaatataatataacgtcATGTTCAATTGTCATGATAATTGATTTAAGATAcataattgatttaaaatttattaacccTTTGAACTcgactttttttatcttcctcctttttcttttttaaccgACGTCGTCGAATCTCAGTTTAACGCGTGAAAGATTAACGAAgggataattatttattgtcatTGTTGATGCAAGGATACTAAActgataaataaatgtaattaatcgtaaaatatgGACAGATAAATGGCAGACGATTATCGTTGTCACTTCAGAGACGACATATGAATTTTATCGTCGACCTCCGGCGTTGACGTTCGAATTAAAAGGGTTAACATTTTCGCTGACAAGATGGCTGTCAGCTTTGTCTTATATTCGAAGCATTATCTCAATAGAAATCCATAAAAAAGATTCGTAAATTAATTACGTTTCGCGTTGATTATACGATTATgttcaatgttttttttttctttttctattttttttttttttacatagattacaattgatataaaaaaatatatatatacatatatttacaggTTTCGAGAAGTTGTTTAATTTCGCGAAACATGGATAACTTCGATC harbors:
- the LOC127062665 gene encoding uncharacterized protein LOC127062665 encodes the protein MSARKSKIKQNINTENARWLTKPAHTWQPIKRISATNNIVYEFNPFGNLQNEDALKEVRVSKSTTSVKKDIVKTKTRSIASLPKLNPSINCSINVFEKEEKMTNVLQDQASLPFILNKTSTTKNERISKILDNRYKMTPLKLSEIDQDVQNIKANWEQFQNCQYRKNKYMSNPRIRKLYDILESTTYNINKIKQNADSTKNQDALKNINKLPKEPKTLNIQRDVERTKNKLFSKRDQWTKLKSTTTNTSPSKEFKEDILRKEKKDIKKRSLFTEKKLWNINNILNYESNLLNSHENEFLKRKKSSKVKSEVENYLNDYTTNIDKLNTIKDKDLNMNITDCENDFEENPEKDFDYPASINEKDINNLEKEEIETFRSNNDIEKNKESTNETKNIDTKSIETFDARNNGKYLEGNTFVEMGFNGLNLSKNVLDQILQSEYLKKDLLSLYPI